In the Nitrospirales bacterium LBB_01 genome, one interval contains:
- a CDS encoding molybdopterin molybdotransferase MoeA: protein MLGRVGLISVAAAKELINSVHYAVTGVDTVRLENSVGRVLASDIKSNEDLPAFSRSTMDGYALRSSDTFGATESVPAYLNVKHEVFMGKMPDFKVNTGESAKIPTGGMLPDGADSVLMLEHTQKLNDDMIEVVRAVAPKDNTVSRGEDVKTGELIFKKGHQLRPQDAGVLAALGISKVTVFKLPKVAIISTGDEIVPPEGNINPGQVRDINAYTLAALVKVNGGESLIMGIYRDDFDTMSEALSKSLNSSDMVLLTGGSSVGTMDLTPKIINSLGLPGVIFHGVAIKPGKPTIFGVVNEKPVFGLPGHPSAVMVAFDVFVKGALRKLSGLTEDSVSEYAGRIRAHIAKNISSMPGREDHIWVKVETRDGKLWAIPILGKSGLINTMVKADGFIVIGADKRGISEGDFVDVRLFQR from the coding sequence ATGCTTGGTAGAGTAGGGCTGATTTCAGTTGCAGCCGCCAAAGAGTTAATCAACTCTGTTCATTACGCGGTTACCGGTGTTGACACTGTCAGATTAGAAAATTCAGTTGGGCGAGTGCTTGCCTCTGACATTAAATCCAACGAAGACCTTCCGGCTTTTTCCCGTTCAACTATGGATGGGTATGCTTTAAGAAGCTCAGATACTTTTGGAGCTACCGAGTCGGTGCCTGCGTATCTTAATGTAAAACATGAAGTATTTATGGGTAAGATGCCTGATTTTAAAGTAAACACAGGTGAGTCGGCTAAAATTCCCACCGGTGGAATGCTCCCCGATGGGGCCGACTCTGTCTTAATGCTTGAGCATACTCAAAAACTGAATGATGACATGATAGAAGTGGTAAGAGCGGTTGCACCAAAGGATAACACAGTATCAAGGGGAGAGGACGTCAAAACAGGGGAACTTATCTTTAAGAAAGGACATCAATTAAGACCACAGGATGCAGGAGTTTTGGCTGCACTGGGGATTTCTAAAGTTACGGTATTCAAACTGCCAAAGGTAGCGATTATATCAACAGGGGATGAGATTGTGCCGCCTGAGGGCAATATTAACCCGGGTCAGGTACGAGACATAAATGCTTATACGCTTGCGGCGCTTGTAAAAGTTAACGGCGGGGAGTCGTTAATTATGGGAATTTACAGGGACGATTTTGATACGATGTCTGAGGCGTTAAGTAAGTCGCTAAACAGCTCTGATATGGTTTTGCTAACGGGAGGAAGCTCGGTAGGCACGATGGATTTAACGCCAAAGATAATTAACTCATTAGGGCTGCCCGGCGTCATATTTCACGGAGTGGCTATAAAGCCAGGAAAACCCACCATTTTTGGCGTAGTAAACGAAAAACCTGTGTTTGGACTACCCGGACATCCATCGGCTGTGATGGTAGCTTTTGATGTATTTGTAAAGGGTGCATTACGAAAACTTTCCGGTTTAACAGAGGATAGTGTATCTGAGTATGCCGGCAGGATAAGAGCACATATTGCAAAAAACATATCTTCTATGCCAGGACGAGAAGACCATATCTGGGTTAAAGTGGAAACACGGGATGGTAAGCTGTGGGCAATACCTATCTTAGGCAAATCCGGCCTCATAAATACAATGGTCAAAGCAGACGGATTTATAGTTATCGGCGCAGATAAGAGGGGAATTTCTGAGGGCGATTTTGTTGACGTCAGATTGTTTCAGAGGTAG
- the rsmD gene encoding 16S rRNA (guanine(966)-N(2))-methyltransferase RsmD, translating into MGKVKIIAGALKGKTLKATVTKSLRPTSAKVRESLFNIIREITHGCRFLDLYAGTGAVGLEALSRGAKRVVFVDRSAKAIEAIVSIPAFKISGSCAAFVGVAKSVLKKLENINETFNCIYIDPPYYSDEIENIMPVIASTKVLTAGCHVILEHPAKKQLPHAIGNLITKKQYKYGDISLTVYEFLQD; encoded by the coding sequence GTGGGAAAGGTTAAAATAATAGCTGGAGCGCTTAAAGGCAAGACTCTTAAAGCCACAGTAACTAAGTCACTCAGACCGACCTCTGCAAAGGTGCGTGAATCGCTTTTTAATATTATAAGAGAGATTACACATGGGTGCAGATTTCTTGACCTTTATGCCGGCACAGGAGCAGTCGGTCTTGAGGCTCTAAGCAGAGGCGCCAAGCGGGTTGTCTTTGTTGATAGGAGCGCAAAGGCAATTGAAGCAATTGTCAGTATTCCAGCTTTTAAAATAAGCGGCTCATGTGCGGCGTTTGTGGGTGTTGCCAAAAGTGTCCTAAAAAAACTGGAAAACATAAACGAAACCTTTAACTGTATCTACATAGACCCTCCATATTACTCAGATGAGATTGAAAACATTATGCCTGTCATTGCCTCAACCAAGGTGTTGACTGCGGGTTGTCATGTAATACTTGAACATCCGGCAAAAAAACAACTGCCTCATGCAATAGGAAACCTTATCACAAAAAAACAATATAAATACGGTGATATTTCGTTAACCGTGTATGAATTTTTACAGGACTAA
- a CDS encoding EamA family transporter yields the protein MVYYLYIILAMIIWSSLGVFIKSAELPVATIMFYPSAISVFLQLPMFLNKKMRQNFPSIKKIPLLGLISLIVLTNTYSFFLSYSWTTISNAVFTHYIAPVLVAVLSPIFLKDKLHVSIFISLTVATIGLWLIFRDVSIVTIVTSGGFDRNFFGIISGLISGVMYAVLVIMLKLYMGGYNRYIMVFLQNTFVSLYLLPFVTLPSRRYIWMFIVIGVFHSTIANYLYYKGLEKVQACRAAILGYIEPVGAILFGIIFLSEHVNLLSLIGGVLIILSGYIVMRQKNEECTQPL from the coding sequence ATGGTCTATTATTTATATATAATACTTGCGATGATAATATGGAGCTCACTTGGCGTATTTATAAAAAGTGCTGAATTACCTGTTGCAACGATAATGTTTTATCCGTCTGCTATATCGGTCTTTCTTCAGCTTCCAATGTTTCTGAATAAAAAGATGCGTCAGAATTTTCCATCCATTAAAAAGATTCCATTACTGGGTTTAATAAGTTTGATAGTGCTAACGAACACATATTCGTTTTTTCTTTCTTACTCGTGGACAACCATATCTAACGCTGTCTTTACGCACTACATAGCGCCGGTATTAGTTGCTGTGCTTTCACCGATTTTTCTTAAAGATAAACTTCATGTGTCTATCTTTATATCACTGACTGTTGCCACTATTGGATTATGGCTGATTTTTAGAGATGTTTCGATTGTTACAATTGTTACAAGCGGAGGGTTTGACAGGAATTTTTTTGGTATAATCTCAGGTCTTATTTCAGGCGTCATGTATGCGGTGTTGGTTATAATGTTAAAGCTCTACATGGGCGGGTATAACCGGTACATAATGGTATTTTTGCAAAACACGTTTGTTTCACTGTATCTCCTGCCATTTGTCACACTGCCGTCACGGCGATATATTTGGATGTTTATAGTTATTGGCGTTTTTCATTCAACTATAGCCAACTACCTCTACTACAAGGGATTGGAAAAGGTACAGGCTTGCAGGGCTGCCATTTTAGGCTATATTGAACCTGTAGGGGCAATACTATTTGGCATAATATTTCTTTCCGAGCACGTTAATTTACTTTCACTTATTGGAGGGGTCTTGATTATTCTATCTGGCTACATCGTTATGAGGCAAAAAAATGAGGAATGTACGCAGCCGTTATGA
- a CDS encoding ATP-dependent Clp protease ATP-binding subunit, with amino-acid sequence MFEKFTERGRKVIIYAKEEAESRQNDYLGTEHLLLAVLRDKDGLPVTILRKMGVATEDLRMEVERNLPAGSNLLTFGEIPFTPRAKKVLELAVEEARLLGHNYIGSEHLLLGLIREDDGIGGKILRSLGANLLGARQLTINLSMRGQTFAKIRKSNTPALNEFGRDLTQMAADGLLDPVIGREDEIERVLQVLGRRIKNNPAIVGEPGVGKTAVVEGLAQKINTGDIPENLIGKRIISLDLGSLIAGTKYRGQFEERLKVIMKEIRQSDNIILFIDEFHTLIGAGAAEGSVDASSMLKPALSRGEIQCIGATTSNEFRKYIEKDGALERRFQPIYIQPPTVEDTIRILSGLKSRYESHHGVKITGAAIAAAAKLSDLYITDRNLPDKAIDVIDETGSRIKLKRFTPPVEIRDIEKDLERLYKEKALYIKLNDIERAAAVRGEEEKHKKLHYLAQRKWQENLSREISVLAEDDIAYTVSKMTGIPLSRLEEEETERLLHMEEEIHKRIISQDDAISAVCRAIRRSRAGIKSRKKPVGSFFFLGPTGVGKTELARALAEFLFNDEKALIKLDMSEYMERFNVSRLTGAPPGYIGYDDGGQLTEKVRKKPYSVVLFDELEKAHYDVFNVLLQILDEGVLTDSYGRKVDFKNTIIIMTSNLGARLIEKATPLGFQKNAKSSVYAKLKDTVLDELKKTFNPEFLNRIDETVVFHPLEKTDLYAIIDLLINDTNKQLIEQELFIELDHTVKDWLIEKYYQPAYGARPMRRAIQKEIDDQLSEEILRGSFKNINRLRIVLRDNAPTFIEAEDLEYASIDLGSVN; translated from the coding sequence ATGTTTGAGAAATTTACGGAAAGAGGCAGAAAAGTAATTATATACGCTAAGGAGGAGGCCGAGAGCAGGCAGAACGATTACCTTGGTACAGAACATCTGCTTTTGGCGGTACTTAGGGACAAAGACGGTCTTCCGGTAACGATACTACGAAAGATGGGAGTAGCTACCGAGGACTTACGCATGGAGGTGGAAAGGAACCTCCCAGCCGGGAGTAATCTACTGACTTTTGGTGAGATACCCTTTACGCCGCGCGCAAAAAAGGTACTTGAGCTGGCTGTTGAAGAAGCGCGCCTTTTAGGGCATAACTACATAGGGAGCGAGCATCTTCTTTTGGGATTAATTAGGGAGGATGACGGCATAGGCGGTAAAATATTAAGAAGCCTCGGAGCTAACCTCCTTGGAGCAAGACAGTTGACCATAAACCTTTCCATGAGGGGCCAGACATTTGCAAAGATAAGGAAAAGCAACACACCGGCTCTGAATGAGTTTGGCAGGGACCTGACCCAGATGGCAGCCGATGGTCTTCTTGACCCAGTAATAGGGCGTGAGGATGAGATAGAGAGGGTTCTTCAGGTTTTAGGCAGAAGGATAAAAAACAATCCCGCTATAGTTGGCGAACCAGGGGTTGGAAAAACCGCAGTTGTGGAGGGTCTGGCTCAGAAAATCAACACCGGTGACATACCGGAAAATCTGATAGGAAAGCGGATAATCTCACTTGATTTGGGTTCTCTGATAGCCGGCACCAAATACAGGGGGCAGTTTGAAGAAAGACTCAAAGTGATAATGAAAGAAATAAGGCAATCTGACAATATAATCCTGTTTATTGATGAGTTCCATACGCTGATAGGAGCTGGGGCTGCTGAGGGCTCAGTGGATGCCTCAAGTATGCTAAAACCAGCCCTTTCAAGAGGAGAGATACAGTGTATAGGAGCGACCACATCTAATGAGTTTAGAAAGTACATTGAGAAAGACGGCGCACTTGAAAGGCGTTTTCAACCAATTTACATACAGCCGCCCACAGTAGAGGACACAATAAGAATACTGAGCGGTTTAAAGAGCCGGTACGAGTCCCATCACGGCGTAAAAATAACCGGAGCTGCTATTGCGGCTGCCGCAAAACTTTCTGACCTCTACATTACAGACAGAAACCTTCCCGATAAAGCCATTGACGTAATAGATGAGACCGGTTCACGGATTAAGCTAAAACGTTTCACGCCTCCTGTGGAAATTAGAGACATTGAGAAGGACCTTGAAAGACTGTACAAGGAAAAAGCCCTGTACATAAAATTAAACGATATAGAAAGGGCAGCCGCTGTAAGAGGCGAGGAGGAGAAACATAAGAAACTCCACTACCTTGCTCAGAGAAAATGGCAGGAAAACCTCAGCAGAGAGATTTCCGTACTGGCAGAGGATGATATAGCTTACACGGTATCCAAGATGACAGGGATTCCTCTTTCCAGACTTGAAGAGGAGGAGACAGAGCGGCTTTTGCACATGGAGGAGGAAATCCACAAAAGAATCATCTCTCAGGACGACGCCATAAGTGCTGTGTGTAGAGCGATTCGGCGTTCAAGAGCCGGAATAAAAAGCAGAAAGAAACCGGTGGGGTCATTTTTCTTTCTTGGGCCCACAGGGGTTGGAAAAACTGAGTTGGCACGGGCACTTGCCGAGTTTCTGTTTAACGATGAGAAGGCTCTGATTAAGCTGGACATGTCTGAGTATATGGAGCGGTTTAATGTGTCGCGTCTAACCGGCGCTCCTCCTGGCTATATCGGATATGATGACGGAGGGCAGTTAACCGAAAAAGTCAGAAAAAAGCCCTACTCAGTCGTTCTGTTTGACGAGCTTGAAAAAGCCCACTACGACGTGTTTAACGTGCTGCTCCAGATTTTGGATGAGGGAGTTCTTACCGACAGTTATGGCAGAAAGGTGGATTTCAAAAACACCATCATAATAATGACTTCAAATTTGGGCGCCAGGTTAATTGAAAAAGCTACTCCCCTTGGATTTCAGAAAAATGCAAAATCCAGTGTTTACGCCAAGCTAAAAGACACTGTTTTGGATGAGTTGAAAAAGACCTTTAACCCTGAGTTTTTAAACCGGATAGATGAGACAGTGGTGTTTCACCCTCTGGAAAAGACTGACCTGTATGCTATAATTGATTTACTTATAAATGATACAAACAAGCAGCTTATCGAACAGGAACTGTTCATAGAACTTGACCACACAGTAAAGGACTGGTTAATAGAGAAATATTATCAGCCTGCATACGGAGCAAGACCTATGAGAAGAGCGATACAGAAAGAGATTGACGACCAGCTTTCTGAGGAAATTTTAAGGGGCAGCTTTAAAAACATCAACCGGCTGCGGATAGTGTTACGGGACAATGCGCCAACTTTTATAGAGGCAGAGGATTTAGAGTATGCGTCCATAGATTTAGGCAGTGTTAATTAG
- the leuC gene encoding 3-isopropylmalate dehydratase large subunit, whose amino-acid sequence MSMTITEKILAAHADKKAVSPGELINAELDLILANDITAPIAIKEFMKIGAKSVFDKNKVALIPDHFVPQKDIKAAEQCKLLREFSTEQELSLYFEVGRMGVEHALLPEQGLVLPGDVIIGADSHTCTYGALGAFSTGVGSTDVASAMATGYLWFKVPESMKFIYHGKLNKWVGGKDLILHTIGDIGVDGSLYCAMEFEGEVIRALPVHGRLTMCNMAIEAGGKSGIIVPDDATKEYVTKRAKREFRFYTSDKDAKYVAVREYDCSKIEPTVACPHLPSNTKPAKELTSISIDQVVVGSCTNGRLEDLREAASVIKGRKVNPNVRMIVIPATQEIYKNAMKEGLLEIFIDAEAVVSTPTCGPCLGGYMGILAKGERAIATTNRNFVGRMGHTESEVYLSNPAVAAASAVLGRIGLPEELGL is encoded by the coding sequence ATGTCAATGACTATAACTGAAAAGATACTTGCCGCTCATGCGGATAAAAAAGCTGTGTCTCCCGGTGAGCTTATAAATGCCGAACTTGACCTTATCCTTGCTAACGATATAACGGCTCCGATTGCTATAAAAGAGTTTATGAAAATCGGAGCTAAATCCGTTTTTGATAAAAACAAAGTTGCACTGATTCCCGATCATTTCGTTCCACAGAAAGACATCAAAGCCGCTGAGCAGTGCAAACTTCTGCGGGAGTTTTCCACAGAGCAGGAGCTTAGCCTCTATTTTGAAGTAGGACGGATGGGTGTGGAACATGCGCTTTTACCGGAACAAGGACTGGTGTTGCCCGGGGACGTTATAATTGGAGCCGACAGCCACACCTGCACGTATGGTGCGCTCGGAGCGTTTTCAACCGGCGTTGGTTCTACCGATGTGGCATCCGCAATGGCTACCGGGTACTTATGGTTTAAAGTGCCGGAGAGTATGAAGTTTATCTATCACGGCAAACTCAATAAGTGGGTTGGCGGTAAGGATTTGATTCTCCACACGATTGGTGACATCGGCGTTGACGGCTCACTTTATTGTGCAATGGAGTTTGAGGGCGAGGTTATCAGAGCGCTCCCTGTGCATGGCAGGCTTACGATGTGCAACATGGCAATTGAGGCCGGAGGTAAGAGCGGTATAATTGTGCCCGATGACGCCACAAAAGAGTATGTCACAAAACGCGCAAAGCGAGAGTTTCGTTTTTACACATCCGATAAGGACGCTAAATATGTAGCTGTAAGAGAGTATGACTGCTCAAAGATTGAGCCAACGGTAGCATGTCCGCATCTTCCCTCAAACACAAAACCGGCTAAAGAGCTTACAAGTATCAGCATTGATCAGGTTGTGGTAGGCTCATGCACAAACGGCAGACTTGAGGATTTGCGCGAGGCAGCCTCTGTCATAAAGGGACGAAAGGTCAATCCAAACGTCAGAATGATTGTGATTCCGGCTACCCAAGAGATTTATAAAAACGCAATGAAAGAGGGACTGCTTGAAATATTTATAGACGCCGAAGCGGTCGTGTCAACTCCAACCTGCGGCCCGTGTTTGGGCGGATATATGGGAATTCTTGCTAAAGGAGAGCGGGCAATAGCCACCACAAACAGAAATTTCGTTGGACGTATGGGGCATACCGAATCTGAGGTCTATCTTTCAAACCCAGCCGTTGCTGCGGCTTCTGCCGTGTTGGGACGTATTGGGCTGCCTGAGGAACTTGGATTATGA
- the minC gene encoding septum site-determining protein MinC has translation MGIDIKGITVPALLLNLDAALSADRNIDEIETKFSTPFFNHSKIVINTNGLVLETNHLNKIYKIFEQHDAVLLEIKSDFHPKESSNKANVQTSNRKSLLTLNQTVRGGQKIEYDGDVLIFGTVNANAYIVATGNIIVMGTLKGVAHAGASGDETSMVVALNLKPQQLRIANHIAKSPDNIDELPNIPEKAYITDNAINIEKV, from the coding sequence ATGGGAATAGATATTAAGGGAATAACGGTTCCGGCACTATTGTTAAATTTAGACGCTGCGCTCTCAGCAGATAGAAACATTGACGAGATTGAAACAAAATTTAGCACTCCGTTTTTTAATCACTCTAAAATTGTAATTAATACCAATGGGCTTGTCCTGGAAACCAATCATTTAAACAAAATTTATAAGATATTTGAACAGCATGACGCTGTATTGTTAGAAATTAAAAGTGATTTTCATCCAAAAGAAAGCTCCAACAAAGCAAATGTCCAGACAAGTAACAGAAAATCGCTGCTAACTTTAAATCAAACCGTACGCGGCGGGCAAAAAATTGAATATGACGGCGACGTCCTGATTTTTGGCACGGTTAACGCTAACGCATACATCGTTGCCACAGGAAATATAATCGTGATGGGTACATTAAAGGGAGTGGCTCACGCCGGAGCCTCAGGCGATGAGACATCAATGGTAGTGGCTCTTAACTTAAAACCACAGCAGTTAAGAATTGCTAATCATATCGCTAAATCCCCTGACAACATTGATGAGCTGCCCAATATCCCTGAAAAAGCATACATAACTGATAATGCTATAAACATAGAAAAAGTATAG
- a CDS encoding TlpA family protein disulfide reductase: protein MKTSKALILGVLIVAAVVVLQLGRKSGQVANVNTVEGTTIPAFTLTDSGGKEVSSDAFKGKPLILNFWATWCPACKDEIPSLQTFYDEQKSGQSVNIVTVLFRDDMSSAQSFMKKHNYSFPVYTDSSGVARSFGLTGVPETYLIDKNGVLVRRILGPLDWQNSSGKQLLSELLSRG from the coding sequence ATGAAAACATCAAAGGCTTTAATACTAGGAGTGTTGATAGTGGCAGCGGTTGTTGTCTTACAGCTTGGCAGGAAAAGTGGACAGGTAGCAAACGTAAACACGGTAGAGGGAACAACGATACCGGCATTTACACTTACAGACTCAGGCGGTAAAGAGGTCAGCTCTGATGCGTTTAAAGGAAAACCCTTAATTCTTAATTTCTGGGCAACGTGGTGTCCTGCGTGCAAAGATGAGATACCGTCACTACAGACTTTTTACGATGAGCAAAAATCCGGTCAGAGTGTAAACATAGTGACTGTCTTATTTAGGGATGATATGTCATCAGCACAGAGTTTTATGAAAAAGCACAACTATAGCTTTCCTGTTTATACGGATTCAAGCGGCGTTGCCCGCTCCTTTGGGCTTACCGGTGTGCCTGAAACCTATCTTATTGATAAAAACGGTGTTTTAGTAAGACGTATTCTGGGGCCTCTTGATTGGCAGAACTCATCAGGAAAACAGTTGCTTAGTGAACTCCTAAGCCGGGGATAA
- a CDS encoding zinc dependent phospholipase C family protein encodes MLRIYYLVLFLLLPSVCYAWGPLTHTYLANEVMFFSFLLPPVVSSIINRFKEDFLYGNIMADIVLGKKYLPQEKSSHSWDFGFRLIDAAKTSQQKAFAYGYLSHLAADTVAHDILTRESKNIEHTLYELKADSFINRKYWLQAVAIKKSVQKRNDLFLENSICKLFLSFKINKRIYKSLLFMSLLTTGAVMNIVEGHMPYSYTPPRHIIEDLTEESLSRIIDILRHGKASKISHIKPSGEIVHGRLYKSLFL; translated from the coding sequence ATGCTCAGGATTTATTACCTGGTTTTGTTTCTGTTACTGCCATCTGTCTGCTATGCCTGGGGGCCTTTGACCCATACGTATCTGGCAAATGAGGTGATGTTTTTTTCTTTTTTACTGCCCCCTGTTGTTAGTTCCATTATTAACCGGTTTAAGGAGGATTTTCTCTACGGTAACATAATGGCTGATATAGTGTTGGGGAAGAAGTATCTTCCGCAGGAAAAGAGTTCACATTCGTGGGATTTTGGTTTCAGACTTATTGATGCAGCAAAAACCTCTCAACAGAAGGCATTTGCTTACGGCTACCTTTCGCACCTTGCTGCTGACACTGTTGCTCACGATATTTTGACTAGAGAGAGCAAAAATATTGAACATACTCTCTATGAACTCAAAGCCGACAGTTTTATTAATAGAAAATACTGGCTGCAGGCAGTTGCTATAAAAAAGAGTGTGCAGAAACGCAATGACTTGTTTTTAGAGAATTCTATTTGCAAACTTTTTTTATCTTTTAAAATTAATAAGAGAATTTATAAGAGTCTGCTCTTTATGTCTTTGCTTACCACAGGCGCCGTTATGAACATTGTCGAAGGACATATGCCTTATTCATATACCCCTCCAAGACACATTATTGAGGACCTTACTGAGGAATCCCTAAGCCGTATAATCGATATTTTAAGACACGGCAAAGCCTCTAAGATTTCTCACATAAAACCCAGCGGTGAAATAGTCCACGGACGACTGTACAAGAGTCTTTTTTTGTAA
- a CDS encoding DUF4416 family protein, with product MTVPPSGESEQGVLFAGLLYAQSEYLEQARELLTADFGSILVESDEILWDHSVYYEQELGVPIKRRFVFFDNLISTGLIAETKLKTIAIEKTLSVDGIRKINIDPGYLTLAKVVLPTTKNRSHRIYLKNGIYAETTLIYIGDSFKPHLFTYTDFTKTETLELLHKVRKQFKNKLLGI from the coding sequence TTGACTGTGCCTCCGTCCGGGGAGTCTGAACAGGGGGTTTTGTTTGCAGGGCTTCTCTATGCTCAAAGTGAATATCTGGAACAGGCAAGAGAATTATTAACTGCCGATTTTGGTTCAATCCTTGTTGAATCTGATGAAATACTGTGGGATCATTCAGTCTATTATGAGCAAGAACTTGGTGTCCCCATAAAAAGACGTTTTGTTTTTTTTGACAACCTAATAAGTACCGGATTAATTGCAGAAACAAAATTAAAGACAATCGCAATTGAAAAAACGCTATCTGTTGACGGCATTAGAAAGATAAACATAGACCCGGGCTACCTAACCCTTGCCAAAGTAGTGCTGCCAACAACCAAAAACCGCTCACACAGGATATATTTAAAAAACGGCATATACGCTGAGACCACTTTAATCTATATTGGAGACAGCTTTAAACCTCACCTTTTCACATATACGGATTTTACAAAAACAGAGACTCTTGAACTCTTACACAAAGTGCGCAAACAATTTAAAAACAAATTACTGGGAATTTAG
- the minD gene encoding septum site-determining protein MinD, producing the protein MSRIIVVTSGKGGVGKTTITANLGTALAMLGKRVLTLDADIGLRNLDMILGLEKRIVYDIVDIVNGTVKAEKAFVKDKRGYPLCLLPASQTKNKEAVTPEQLVEIIESVRDNFDYIFIDSPAGIEGGFRTAATPAEEAIVVVNPEVSSVRDADRIIGLLESMEKSNIKLLVNRIKIHQVKKGEMLSVEDIEDILHIKKIGIIPDDEKMVDYTNKGEPIVLSKNSIVAAALMNVAHRMEGVDVPFDELSNHKGLFSWLWRG; encoded by the coding sequence ATGTCAAGAATAATAGTAGTAACATCCGGGAAAGGCGGTGTGGGGAAAACCACAATAACTGCTAACCTGGGAACAGCGCTGGCAATGCTTGGAAAGAGAGTGTTAACGTTGGATGCCGATATTGGCCTCAGAAACCTTGATATGATTCTGGGACTGGAAAAAAGGATTGTTTACGATATTGTTGATATTGTAAACGGCACCGTTAAAGCCGAAAAGGCATTTGTTAAAGACAAAAGAGGATACCCGCTTTGTCTCCTTCCGGCATCGCAAACAAAAAACAAAGAAGCCGTTACACCCGAACAACTCGTAGAAATCATAGAAAGTGTCAGAGATAACTTTGACTACATATTCATTGATTCACCGGCAGGAATTGAGGGCGGCTTTAGAACTGCTGCAACACCGGCTGAGGAGGCCATAGTGGTGGTAAACCCGGAGGTGTCCTCAGTAAGAGACGCTGACAGGATTATAGGACTCCTTGAGTCTATGGAAAAAAGCAATATAAAACTGCTTGTAAACCGAATAAAGATTCATCAGGTTAAAAAAGGAGAAATGCTCTCAGTTGAGGATATAGAGGATATTCTGCATATCAAAAAAATTGGAATTATCCCTGATGACGAAAAAATGGTTGACTACACCAATAAAGGGGAGCCTATTGTGCTTTCAAAAAACTCTATAGTGGCAGCAGCGCTTATGAATGTAGCTCATCGGATGGAGGGAGTGGATGTCCCGTTTGATGAGTTAAGTAATCATAAAGGACTTTTTAGTTGGTTATGGAGGGGCTAA
- a CDS encoding cell division topological specificity factor MinE, which translates to MSIFSYFKKATSSDKAKERLKMVLSYERKGLPVNFIESIRGDVESLFAKYQQLDTSKIELEVMNENKYIELSISIPFAKNN; encoded by the coding sequence ATGTCAATATTCAGTTATTTTAAGAAAGCTACATCTTCTGATAAAGCGAAAGAGAGATTAAAAATGGTGCTCTCTTATGAAAGAAAGGGCCTGCCTGTTAATTTTATAGAAAGTATCAGAGGAGATGTGGAATCGCTTTTTGCTAAGTATCAACAGTTGGATACAAGCAAGATAGAGCTTGAGGTCATGAATGAAAATAAGTACATAGAGTTGTCAATAAGTATTCCGTTTGCAAAAAATAATTAA
- the coaD gene encoding pantetheine-phosphate adenylyltransferase, whose translation MERLAIYPGTFDPFTNGHLDIVIRSTRLFDRLIIAIATNPKKTPLFSVEERKSLILSSTSHIDNIIVDSFEGLIVEYAQAKQSSVIIRGLRAVSDFEYELQMALINRRLNQNVDTIFKMPSEEYSFITSTAVKEIASLGGCVDALVPPPVKAALLKKFGAVSKI comes from the coding sequence ATGGAAAGACTGGCAATTTATCCTGGTACGTTTGACCCCTTTACAAACGGACACCTTGATATCGTAATAAGAAGCACGAGACTTTTTGACCGGCTGATTATAGCAATAGCAACGAACCCAAAAAAGACTCCGCTTTTTTCGGTAGAGGAAAGAAAATCTTTAATTCTCAGTTCCACCAGCCACATAGATAACATTATCGTGGATAGTTTTGAAGGGCTTATAGTTGAGTATGCCCAAGCTAAACAAAGCTCCGTAATCATAAGAGGTCTCAGAGCGGTTTCTGATTTTGAGTATGAACTCCAAATGGCACTAATCAACAGGAGGTTAAATCAAAATGTTGATACAATTTTTAAGATGCCATCTGAGGAGTATTCTTTCATCACATCTACAGCTGTAAAGGAGATTGCTTCTTTGGGTGGATGTGTGGACGCCCTTGTGCCGCCTCCGGTAAAGGCTGCACTACTTAAGAAGTTTGGTGCAGTTAGTAAGATTTAA